A single genomic interval of Xiphophorus couchianus chromosome 2, X_couchianus-1.0, whole genome shotgun sequence harbors:
- the LOC114152270 gene encoding uncharacterized protein LOC114152270: protein MFKDKKYAAEDVKELIKSTYYTQRKDINKGTSILKLCQEWPFLFHETGMAEHFQQLTGISLMEAFFTNLDKKGERIVNFLKTVFAQKEKQVLESLLKLASEKGQSSGCTEMILLLLAFFGEKEEHMFHYVEKTSLAEEVEMEDVPATPCLIVCGSSCFTADCFMLSIDQKIINDHITAFSCAICLMFGSYYCFNIHYPVGLRSTLEFLQRCFFSINPERGTKVEHSKRRKIFAVNPRVLTLIADLADHEWT, encoded by the exons atgttcaaagacaaaaaatatgctGCAGAAGATGTGAAAGAACTTATCAAGTCCACCTATTACACGCAACGAAAGGACATCAATAAAGGTACAAGCATCCTGAAGCTATGCCAAGAATGGCCTTTTTTGTTCCATGAAACTGGCATGGCAGAACACTTCCAGCAACTTACTGGCATCAGTCTGATGGAAGCCTTCTTCACCAATCTGGACAAAAAGGGGGAGCGCATCGTCAACTTcctgaaaactgtttttgctcagaaagaaaaacaagttctgGAGTCTCTCCTCAAGTTAGCAAGTGAAAAAGGTCAGTCCAGTGGTTGTACGGAGATGATTCTTCTTCTACTTGCTTTTTTTGGTGAGAAGGAAGAGCATATGTTCCACTATGTTGAGAAGACGAGCCTTGCTGAAGAGGTTGAGATGGAGGATGTGCCAGCAACACCCTGCCTTATTGTGTGTG ggTCCTCTTGCTTCACTGCAGACTGCTTCATGTTGAGTATTGATCAGAAGATTATCAATGACCACATCACTGCCTTCTCCTGTGCCATCTGCCTGATGTTTGGCAGTTACTACTGTTTTAATATACACTACCCAGTGGGACTGCGGTCAACACTGGAGTTCCTCCAGAG GTGTTTCTTTTCAATTAATCCGGAGAGAGGAACAAAAGTTGAGCATAGCAAGAGGAGGAAGATCTTTGCGGTCAACCCAAGAGTCCTCACGCTCATCGCTGACCTTGCAGACCATGAGTGGACTTAG